The following coding sequences lie in one Spinacia oleracea cultivar Varoflay chromosome 1, BTI_SOV_V1, whole genome shotgun sequence genomic window:
- the LOC110802727 gene encoding auxin-binding protein ABP20-like: MNNLVTFFTFTVLVSLCQAIELDFCVGDTTLPRGPEGFACKDPSNVTTDDFVFTGFRHESFTANLFRSNVTLGFVDNFPALNGLGISMARLDFAVGGVIPVHSHRTSEVIIVTRGSIIAGFIDASNNAFYRRLEVGDVMIFPQAMLHFQINVGRTPATAIVSLNGANPAVQFTTTSLFAGNLPADIAQQITLLDQGEVMRMKRLFGTA; the protein is encoded by the coding sequence ATGAACAACCTTGTAACTTTCTTCACCTTTACCGTCTTGGTTTCTCTTTGTCAAGCTATTGAGCTCGACTTTTGTGTGGGAGATACTACTCTCCCAAGGGGACCTGAAGGATTCGCTTGCAAGGATCCTTCTAATGTAACCACTGATGATTTTGTTTTCACTGGTTTTCGCCATGAAAGCTTTACTGCAAATCTATTTAGAAGCAATGTCACGTTGGGGTTTGTAGATAATTTCCCTGCTTTGAATGGTTTAGGTATCTCTATGGCAAGGCTAGACTTTGCCGTTGGCGGAGTTATTCCTGTACATTCCCACCGAACATCAGAAGTTATAATCGTGACAAGAGGATCTATAATTGCAGGATTCATTGACGCAAGTAATAATGCATTTTACAGAAGGCTCGAGGTTGGAGACGTTATGATCTTTCCACaggccatgcttcatttccaaaTCAACGTTGGTAGAACCCCGGCTACTGCCATTGTTAGCTTGAACGGTGCTAACCCAGCTGTCCAATTTACCACCACCTCCTTATTTGCTGGCAATTTACCTGCTGATATCGCTCAACAAATCACTCTTCTAGATCAAGGCGAGGTGATGAGAATGAAGAGGCTATTTGGCACTGCTTAA
- the LOC130465997 gene encoding uncharacterized protein, which produces MSHLRCLQDEMWLEILSRMPIDSLLVCKCVCRSWRDIGNYLMDSQSVPLCGILLRFGSNNIPEYGTYICMQTKKSILMQNHEFTVHNGYKKSLLDFSALGDGNFNNPDPERRGCFYAMHQGLLLLSFYRGIYEVRNPITKEVFVVPGKKRCSDGMMTPGMIIRLPTPPGCKCDFMVIRLCCYNWNSIEVYRSKTGVWERSPLELNNEFLNNHNISLSTVNNYVALVDGSDSYLFLLANICGVVLKFRDQKSPERVDDQYTFPLPQLVRERLRNTRLWDCGGILHISGNDSNGTWIWKHPDDYASSTKADTWAWIPLRKINNTDFVVEPSIGINNHTTVWPLACHPDVAVVYFLVQSSVFAYDLTIDILEKITDIHNPLENVSKVVGFPFKPCLSLLNVAKITDIDSDHLNVGGIDNHHMNIGGIDNHHMNIGNINNLGGLSSFLSSALPILLLVLAFALVFFSRSD; this is translated from the coding sequence ATGAGCCATCTTCGTTGTCTACAGGATGAAATGTGGCTTGAGATTCTATCAAGAATGCCCATCGATTCACTACTGGTATGTAAATGTGTGTGTAGAAGTTGGCGCGATATTGGCAATTACTTGATGGATTCCCAATCAGTTCCGCTTTGTGGCATTTTACTTCGGTTTGGCTCAAATAATATACCTGAGTATGGTACTTATATTTGTATGCAAACCAAGAAGAGTATTCTTATGCAAAACCATGAATTCACTGTGCATAATGGGTACAAAAAGTCGCTATTAGACTTTTCGGCTTTAGGTGATGGTAATTTCAACAACCCCGATCCAGAGAGACGGGGTTGTTTCTATGCTATGCACCAAGGTTTATTGCTCTTGTCATTTTATCGCGGTATCTATGAAGTGCGTAATCCCATTACTAAGGAAGTGTTTGTTGTGCCTGGTAAGAAACGTTGTTCCGATGGTATGATGACGCCAGGTATGATCATTAGACTCCCTACTCCTCCCGGCTGCAAATGTGATTTCATGGTTATTAGATTGTGTTGTTATAATTGGAACTCTATTGAAGTCTATCGTTCGAAAACTGGTGTGTGGGAAAGATCACCTTTGGAGTTGAACAATGAATTTCTAAACAACCATAATATTAGCTTGAGTACTGTCAACAATTATGTTGCCCTTGTTGATGGTTCGGATTCATATTTATTCCTCTTGGCAAACATTTGCGGTGTGGTGCTGAAATTTCGAGATCAAAAAAGTCCAGAGAGAGTTGATGATCAGTATACATTTCCTTTACCTCAACTCGTGCGTGAAAGACTACGGAACACGAGATTATGGGATTGTGGGGGAATCCTTCACATCTCTGGAAACGACTCGAACGGGACATGGATATGGAAGCATCCTGATGATTATGCTTCATCAACAAAAGCTGATACATGGGCGTGGATCCCATTAAGGAAGATCAACAACACCGACTTTGTGGTCGAACCTTCTATTGGCATTAATAATCATACTACTGTATGGCCGCTTGCCTGTCATCCTGATGTTGCGGTTGTCTACTTTCTTGTCCAGTCTTCGGTATTCGCTTATGATCTAACCATTGACATCCTAGAGAAGATCACTGACATACATAATCCTCTGGAGAATGTTAGTAAAGTTGTTGGTTTTCCATTTAAGCCGTGCCTAAGCTTGCTAAATGTTGCCAAGATTACTGACATTGATAGTGATCATCTCAATGTTGGTGGCATTGATAATCATCATATGAATATTGGTGGGATTGATAATCATCATATGAATATTGGTAACATAAATAATCTTGGGGGATTATCTAGTTTTTTAAGTTCAGCACTACCAATTCTACTTCTTGTTCTAGCTTTTGCTTTAGTCTTCTTTTCAAGATCAGATTAA